One segment of Solanum lycopersicum chromosome 1, SLM_r2.1 DNA contains the following:
- the LOC101253922 gene encoding small ribosomal subunit protein uS4y, producing MVHVSFYRNYGKTFKKPRRPYEKERLDAELKLVGEYGLRCKRELWRVQYALSRIRNAARMLLTLDEKDPRRIFEGEALLRRMNRYGLLDESQNKLDYVLALTVENFLERRLQTLVFKTGMAKSIHHARVLIRQRHIRVGRQVVNVASFMVRVDSQKHIDFSLTSPFGGGRPGRVKRKNQKSAAKKAAGGDGDEEDEE from the exons ATGGGAAGACCTTTAAGAAGCCTCGACGCCCTTATGAGAAGGAGCGATTGGATGCAGAGTTGAAGCTTGTTGGAGAATATGGGCTGAGGTGCAAGAGAGAGCTTTGGAGAGTTCAGTATGCCTTGAGCCGTATCAGAAATGCCGCAAGAATGCTTCTGACCTTGGATGAGAAAGATCCACGCCGTATTTTTGAAGGTGAAGCACTCTTGAGAAGAATGAACAGATATGGATTATTGGATGAGAGCCAGAACAAGCTTGATTATGTCTTGGCCCTCACTGTGGAGAACTTTCTTGAGCGTCGTCTCCAAACCCTCGTCTTCAAGACTGGCATGGCTAAGTCAATCCACCATGCTAGAGTGCTCATTCGACAAAGGCATATCAG AGTTGGTAGGCAGGTGGTGAACGTTGCTTCTTTCATGGTGAGAGTGGACTCCCAGAAGCACATTGACTTCTCTCTCACCAGTCCTTTCGGTGGTGGTCGCCCTGGAAGAGTGAAGCGAAAGAACCAGAAATCTGCTGCAAAGAAAGCAGCTGGTGGTGATGG